GcctagggtgttacaattgggTTGTCCAACATAGGTTTTGGATAAAGATGCAAAGAAGTTGAATGCATggacaaaattttgcatttttgtAGGATATCCGAAAGGAACAAATGATGGACTATTCTACAATCTGAAAGATAATATGATCAAAGTTtctactcatgctactttcATCGAGGAAAGTTACAtagataaatttaaactttgaaGTAAAGTGGAATTCGAGGAACTATCAGGAGTTGTAGAATAATCACAAAGTTTAATTCtcgagaaagttgtagaaagaCCTGCAAACAATTAACAATATAAGGGAATCCATCATAGTAGGAGAGTTTCTAAGAAACTGAACTTTTTCATCTATGATAGTAGTGTTTATAATACGGACATCGACCATAAGGATGATGATCCACTCACTTACGAGGAGGCTATGCAAGACATTGATTTCAAGCTTTAAAAATGGGCCATGGATGCCGAGATGGATTCTATGAAATCCAATACAATgttggaacttgtagacttactgGTTAGGATTAAACCCATAAGGTGTAAGTGTATCtgcaagaagaagagaaatgaggAAGGAAAAGTGGAAACACATAGAGTTAGACTTGTAAAAAAAGGCTACATAGAAAGAAGAGATCGATTACAATGAGACATTTTCTCCGGTAGCCATGCTCAAGTTTATTTGCATACTCTTATCCATTATCCCTACTCTCAATTACGAGATCTAGTAAATAGATGTCAAGACAACATTTTTGAATGACTATCTTTATGAGACCATTTATATGGTTCAATCCACTGGCTATGTTGTCAAAGGAAATGAGGAGAAAGTTTGCAAACTGCTAAGATCCATTTATGAACTTAAGCAGACGTCCAActcatggaataaaagatttgatcaaatgaTCAAGACTTTTGGGTTTGAGAAAAACgctgatgaaccttgtgtttataagcatataaaGGACAAAAATGTGGTCTTCTTTATTTTGTATAtcgatgatattctacttattgAAAACAATGTAAGAGAATTGTCATCGGTTAAACTGTGGTTAGCTGaatagtttagcatgaaggacttgggtgaATCTAGTTATATTCTTAGAGTTAGAATCCTTATGGATCGAAAGAATAAAACGATAGCTCTATGACAAGCTTCATACATCAATAAAGTATGGGAACGTTTTGCAATGACTGATGCGAAGCCAGGCGCTCAGCTGACCACATCAgatttttatctttctttataTAACTATCCTAAGACAGTAGAAGAAAGAGAGCATACAAGTAAGGTTCCATATCTTCGGTAATTGAAAGCCTTATGAATGAGATGCTTTATGCATGTCCAAATACCTGTTTCATAGTAGGAATGATTAGTCGATATCAGGCGAATCCTAGTCTTAGGCACTGACAAGCTGTCAAGCATATATTAATGTATCTTAAAAGAACcagggattatatgcttgtgtatccTGGGGAGAACCTTACTTCTATTAGATACATAAACTCAGACTTTCAAACTTGTAAAGATTTGAGAAAATCGACATCGAGAAATGTATTCATCCTAGGCCATGGAGCCATAGTATGGAAAAGTATAAAACAAACTTGCACTGTTGACTCTACTATGAAGGCCAAGTATGCGGCTGCTTTTGAGGCGACGAAAGAAGATATATGGCTTTAAAAGTTCTTAACCGATCTTGAAGTTTTTCCTGGTATGGAAAACACTATAACATTGTATTGTGATAACAGTGCTACAATAACTAATACCAAGGAAATGAGAAGTCACAAGAGGATGAAATACATTAATCAAAAGTATCACTTGATACTAGAGGCAATAATTGAAAGCATTATAGATGTGGTGAAAGTAGCTTCTGAAGATAACCTTACGGATCCATTTACTAAGACTCTTGTAACTAGGAGCtttaacaaacatttcaaggaTTTGATAATACAaaacatgacacatttacttcactagggcaagtggaAGACTGTTGGGAAATGtacccatattgtagtaaacatgtaattattttctatgtttttgaacgaaaaataaataaatttcatattttactgTTATGTCTTTTGAATTtctgtctttcatattttgcatgcatagcaaaattgtgacaagtaaatattagctcattgattgtaaATGTAACACCTAAAACCCGTTtccatcgccagaatagggttacagagtattaccgtacaagttataacatttcataacaaatagtatccaattatcaatttttgatctttcaatatataaatatggtataattaccatccaATGAAGGTTTTATTGCACAATTGAtctttcaattatattaaattcaaactaaataaatttaattttcaatttaatcttaactaattaggactaaatgagCAAATAGCGCAAAATTAGTGGGTTTAATCATGTCACCACCGCTTGGAATTTTTAccatgatttaattactaatttggtccttttaacattttaaatttatagcgattaacttttacctcttttacaatttaatccttttaccttaattaaacaatcaatcatcaaaattaccgagctaaacttcaattcacctataatacgactctttaaatatttaataaaatatttatgacccTAAATTATAAAACGGGTTCCTAATACCTCGTTTTCAATAACTACTTAACTTTTGAACTGAACCacttatactaacttttaattcaattagttcaattcatcaaataaaaattaaatataaaattattattgactcgtataatttaaatactaattatataaacttacttgtcaaatttgtggtcccaaaaccactgtttctgacatcTATGAAAAATGGGCAGTTACAGtataagttcaaactgatgataagtgacaTTGtgagaacgtttacattgcgagaaagtcTATTTTAGTAGTtaatctaaacgagtctgtaatcccgtaaaagaatcaaaatgagcatttgattcaactTACTTCAGTGGTTGAGCAATGGAAGAATTGCACTCTTATtgggactctaccagagaatttgatttcagattaactattccaaaaataatattattgtaatagatttaatattaaatttaatttaatgtttatcttgtagataaatattttattaatttaatattaaagtgattaagtttaatcatagttgaattctctaaactctctctatataaaaagagtattgggtcattatttacacacacttgaattcaagagaaactTGTAGAGAgaaatttctttgaaaaaattatttcagaaaatttctagagttatttttcttatttacaaatttgcccaaaagtttagagaaattatgaaattaccccactggtaatttttgagaaaaattttctgatttgaaGAGAGCCAAAAGTTagcagacgtgagcttgaggatagccgagaagactactcggtcgaagcattcatcctagacgaatcgaaatggtacaattttgattaagtgtttattactttagatatcacaaccaagttattgttttggaattttttttaaaactctagtttttacttaaatttattttccgttgTATTTGCCAAACCTAATTTTCTAACATCTCGGAGCACTATCGCATCACCGGTGATTCAAAAATACCTTAAACTAGCACACTCTTTACctgaaacataaataaatatttccaatgaaaaatttaaacattgaaGCGGGAAGAAAATTGAAAGCGAGTAATTTTGTAAAGGGGAGGGATGGTGGCTGAGAGAGATGACGGAGCAGGGAGAGAGCCCCCTGTTATAGGATGGGAGGTGAGcctcaaaggaaaaaaataatgagCATTAAAAACGCGTTACTTGAGACGCGTTTTCATCGAATAATAACTTCAGTagtgcttgtaaacttactcgGGATTCCCGGGTGTATGGCATCTTCACAGGATTTGGACAAATGGCGGATAGAAAGCGTGCCCAGCTGGACACGTTTTTTATTGAAATGTCAGAGAAAACTTGTCCAGTAGGACGCACTTTACCTAACATGTTAACAGAAAATGAGTCCAATTGGGCATGCTTTCCTTGACATGTCAACAGAAAATACGTCCAGTTTGATGTATTTCTCTCGTCCATTTGTCCAAAGCCTGTGAAGATGCCCTGCACCTGGGTATCCCGGGTAAGTTTTCAAGCATGCCTCGAGCATACATTATTATTCGATGAAAACACGTCTCAGAAGACGCGTTTGTAACATATCCCTCCCTCCTTGTTCTTTTTTCCTATTAAACTACCAAAGTATTCAATATTGAGACACCAACAAATTCGGCTTTTTGAAGAGTTACATTGTAAGTTTCattctcattttttaaataaccaTCTAAAGATTGTTTTGttctaaatatttaattcattttaaactGAGAAGTTGATTATCATAGTTGGAGTTGATGACGAACCCGTCGTGTTACATGCTCTGGACCTAGGATTTCGGGGCAGTTGTTGTGGCCTCTTCGGATGAATTTGCCTACTCCTCACCTCCACCGACAATAGATATAGCTTCCCATAGTGTTTAAACCTCGGCATGTATTCCGCAGAGGTCACCATTTCTAGTGTGAAAAAAGGTTCACGCATAGGTATGAAATCATTCCTACGATCCCAAATGTCGATATATTCCTTGTGGAATTCTTGCCAATTTTCGTCGGTTTTCCCCTGCAAATCAAGCTTGTGTAGTGCTTCAATATGCTACAGTGGAGGAAGAATATTTTGACTCCACCCAAACTGCTACATCACTCAATCAGATTCGTGCATCTCCATCGTCGTGTAAACTACCAATAACACCTTCGTGTCTCACATACTCTGATTGGTCAAATTTTCCGGTGAGATGAATTGTACGATTGTCGGGTTGGCGTATGACATCCATTCAAATTGTAGTacacaattataaattttgttaactacaaaatattaaattccaaatcattatgtaattattatatgtttgaaaaattcaatGACTAATCTCAGCTTCTGAGTGTTGATCTTAACAGTAACCGGATATCTTCAAGCTGCTCTGATAGTCCAACATAACTCGGCCAAAAGTTTCACCTACTCAAACAATatgttaattcaaacatataataaataaacaacatttaCTATGGTAActatattattatcaaataaattttatcttgtCACCAATGAGAATGTATAAGAGGCGTCCACTCGGAGACGTAAAAATATAGTCGCCACCATGCCCATGATTGCAGCAGGAGCAAGAAACCACCGATTGACATCTTATCTGGTTTCGTTGCCCGACACAACTCCTAGTACAATGTGGCCAACACGACTTATCCCCAATTGAGTTGACCGCATTATTTGAAGTTGACCAGATGTAGTAGCCACCTTATGTGTACCAAATTTCGAGATTTATCGAGCATCAAAATGCCATTGATTAACCTTAGGATGAATGCTCGGGCGTATTGTTCCTTTTCGAGGGTTGTCGTGTGCTCATAAAGTTCATCGAAATTATCTTCCAactatttaatctttatttggACACCTTGAAACTTGTACGATACCTTCCCTAAAAATGCGTTATAAATGTCCTCTTTACCAGGAACGATCACTGGCCCCATAAGAACTCTCCCATCCACCGGTAAACCTAATTGTAAAGCCATGTCCTCCAGTGTGATCGTACACTCACTGCATGGAAGATAAAATATGTGTCTCGGGTCTCTATCTTTCCACCAACGCGCTGAGAAGTGTGGGGTCCAATTTATAGCCCCCGAGTATACGAGACACATGTAAGAATCATGCGCCTTGCAAATGAAGACGAATTGCATTGAGTGCGCTCTTTGATAAATTGTGTATGAACCTCTCCAAAACCCAATCATTCACCTATTTatgtaaacaaaataatttaaaaaatttaaaactttaaaattaacttaataaaaataaaaaaattccttaCCATTGCCAATCGCACGGTGAAAATGTGCTAATCGTCAAAATGAATAAGAGAACTTGCCATTCatgaaacattaattaaaataaataaattatgaaatagtaaactaaaattagaatatttttatagatatttaTTGGAAAATTTGGAACTAATCTTGAGAGAATAGAGAGAATGAAGAGAATTGGATTTGAGTGAAAAGAGTGGAAAATGACTTAggtttatataggaaaaaaagTTACCGTTGggcaaattataattttacggTTGGCCGAATTTGAAATTTGACTGTTGGGAATTTACCATTGGAGGAAGGCGCGTCCAGTTGGGCAAGCTTTCTCGCCAACTCAGAGGAAAACACGTCTAACTAGGTGCACTTTCCTGCAACTGTGTAGAAAATGCGTCCAATTGGACAAGTTTTCACACACTCTCCAAAATTGACCTATttccttaatttaataaaaaagtcTATTTTGCCAATTATTTTTTTCGACATATATGCCTCATTTAGCcgaattatataattttaaattctaaaaaaataattattttataattaataatattcgAGATGAAAATCTCTAAACAAATGATAAAacctaaaatcaaatcattgtATATAATAGGTTGGTCGAAAAAGTATTGGATAATAcgaatattaataaaattaataagaaacaCAAACATCATatgtaattttacctaattaatttaacatttcatATATTCTCCTAgaactaaattattatataaaaatataaaataaaatttaaaacttaaataatgtACAAAGATATTTaaagaatgataaaatattgaatttgaatgTTTGTTATTATCTTCTTGAAAAGTATAATGCTCACAATTCAGCGGGCCAAGGTAATTGTCATTAGTTGCTCTTGTGGAGAGTAAATTACTTGGTCACCTTTCTATTAATTCAGGGGGCTACATAATAAAAGAgacaatttctttctttcttttctttaatggaAGTAAATAACTCACTATACTAAAGGGTTCTATATTCTATCTGTTTCCCCCTATTTTGGCTACGTTTCTTTTTGGCCCGAACCTAACAATCCATCCCTTCCATCGCAGAAAACCTTGGATCTGGCTCAGGTATGGTTTCACTCCCCTTCTCTATCCTTCACGTTGGGAGGTGGTGTAATTTGTTAGGGTTTACTCTATGTTAAGGATTCGATCAATTTGGGGTGggtttaagataattatttttgagGTTGAATGATTAGGGTTTTGAATGCCTGATTAAATCATTTGAAGATGAGTCCATTTTCAATCACGCGTAAGAAAACGCCTTTCCAGAAGCACAGAGAAGAGGAAGAAGCCAAGAAGAAGGTACAATTGCCTCTCTTAGTTACAGAgctcaaaaaatttaattaattttggttctTGCTAGAATTTGCAGCTTCTGGAGCCAAATAATTGACTTTAATTTCTGGCTTTTCCTTTTGGTTTTATTAGAGGGCAGAGGACGAAACTGCTCGATTATACGAGGAGTTTGTGGCATCGTTTCAAGGAGATAATAACCCTGGATCAAAGGCATTTGTTCGAGGTGGAACAATCAATCCCAATGAGAGGTTGAAATCCGATTCTGAAGGTTAGTTTGATCCCGAGACTCAACTTTTGTGTTTCAAGcagcaattttttttaaaataattttgtctcAGTTTTTTTAAGTGTCGATGTTTTTGTTTTGCTCTATGGATTAGTAGaataatttttctattgtaTCACGAGGacacattaataaaaatatggggTTTTTTTATTCATTCGCGGATGGCAGGTGAAAAATCCAAAGATGGGGTGTCTGTTCCAAAGAAGGGAAGTAGGTAATAATAATTGCTTTTGATTAACCGCGCTGCATTGTTAATGCTCTTTGGTGAGGCATCATGGATGGAAAAGCTGTGTGGTGACAATAGTGATGTTTTCATTCTAGCCTTGTATTTTTAAGGGCTTCTTCTATGATATCGTGACAAAGAATTTCATATAGCTGTGTTCCAACTTGCGTACCATTTACTTTGAAAGGATTCAATTAGTGGGGGGAGGGGGCTTTTCTAGTTTCGAAAAGAAATACTTGTTATTTATAGTTTTCTGAATTTCAATTCTTAATTGCCACTCCATTGTGGAAGTTTTACCTTTTATGGCTTATTTATAAGTCCTAATCTGctttatgaaagaaaaatactCGGAAGTTAATGATACTTTGCTGTTGGTAACATCTACCATGGtgtaaaagaaatatgaaaagttcCACTTCCAGTCAACTAACTTCAATAGAGTAATTAGagatagaaaaagaaatcattaCTTTTTATTTGTAAAGATCAATTCAAATGAATGGTAATAATGCAAATTTGGCCGTTAAATCTTTTTCATTTGACATCACACCATGTTATACCTTCGCATCTAGTTGGTCCATCCTACTATTATGTTTGAACATTTTTGGCTTGGATAGTTGTGAAATATAAAACTTCAGATAAAATGTACAGTCAAATTTATCATTGTGTTGGATGGAAAGTAAATGGACATTGGATTCTTGACTTCAGATCATGAAGCCTTCATCTCCATTAGATTTTATCCCAAACTAGTTGGGGTTAGTTGCATGAATGGTTTTCTTTACTTATGGTGTTTTTAAGCTGGTTAGAGTTGAATAACATTATCTCAAGTTACATTGAATTTTAGTCACCCCCCCTCTTTCCCCAGCGTGCTGGTCTGTTTTCCTGTCATTCTTCAagcatattattttaataacattttgaactgttcttgtttttttttggtcGTAGTTTCAGTTTATGGTTGTAGAAAAATGATGCTTATTTTAGATATAACTTGGATAATACTAATTTTCATACATCTGCTACCTAATGTTGTTGAACTACCTTTAATTTGATTCTTTAGAGGAGGCTGTTCCAGCATTCTTACTCTCAAAAAACGAAAACTTGGCTAAAACAAAGTCCACTTATGAAATCTAAGAACTAGTTCAGTATGCTTCAAGgtcaagaaaatcaaataatgGTTCCACAAGAAATTCTCCTTTAAAGTTTATTGACGAGGAATAGTAAAGAGGCTTTGGTAAAGAATGGGTGGaactttgaaaatgaatttctcTGAAAAATGGAAGTTTATCTTTCATGTTATTTCTGCAGGTATGTTCCATCTTTCATACCACCTCCTTTGGCAGCCAAGGAAAAGGAATCTGAGAAGGTGacttttattaatgaaataatggaacacctttttcatttattttattgtcaaCCGAGTTGGCCACTTTGTGATATGCACATTTGGTTTAAACTTTTCAATGCCTTTTGTAGAAGGAGGAGGAGAGGATGAAGGAGAAAGAGAAGGTAAAGTCTCGAAATATTGACCATTTTATGGAGGAGCTGAAGCATGAACAAGAGATGAGGGAAAGGAGAAATCTGGAACGTGAACATTGGCGTGATGGGCGTCATAGTGATAGTTCAGCTGTAAGTGGGATTCAACTTTGTATTCAATCGTAGGGTacaatatttcatgtatctTATCCCTTTTCTCACTTTGTATCTTGCAATTTAATGTATAAGGGTTTATGTGTTATCTGAGTGtccttcatttttcttctattaGCATCTCTATCTTGTATGGCACTTTATCTGTTTTTGCTTCTTTGCCATGACTATGGATGAATCTTATCTCTTGGTTGTTCCTATCTCAGCCATCTAGTCGCTTTGATGAACTGCCTGATGATTTTGATCCTAGTGGAAAATTGCCCGGATCACTTGATGATGCTGATCCTCAAACGACAAATCTCTATGTTGGAAATCTCTCACCAAAAGTATGTTTGTTGTTGTTTCTAAGTTCTTGTCCTTAATCTGCTTTTCCCCTTTAATGCTAAATATTTTTGGGTTACATGTTCTTGATATAGgttgatgaaaattttcttctgcGGACTTTTGGAAGATTTGGACCTATTGCTAGTGTGAAAATTATGTGGCCTAGGACAGAGGAGGAGCGAAGAAGGCAAAGAAATTGTGGTTTTGTGGCTTTCATGAATAGAGCTGATGGACAAGCTGCAAAAGATGAAATGCAAGGTATCAAAGCTTTTACTTGGATATATTGAGCAGTCACCTTGTTACCCACATGGGTGTATTTCAACTCAGTGAGAttctttaatgaatttattaatttcatattcttttagttgtaaaatagtaaaatattaatgtgAAGCATTTGTAAATAGTGACATCTAAATTCCAAGGTTTTTTAAACTAGTGTTATCTAATTTCCAATGTTTAGTAAATGCTAGAATGCCCCatgtttttgtcaatttaattgatatatagctgctttttaattttttttttttgatatatatatctTGATGATGTATTTTCTCTCGCAGGAGTTATTgtatatgaatatgaattgaaaatTGGGTGGGGTAAATCTGTTGCTCTTCCATCACAAGCATTACCTGCTCCCCCACCTGGACAGATGGCTATCAGGAGTAAGGAGGTTGGTTGTGTTCTTTTGCACAAAGAATTTGAAGCTCTCTCGAATAAAGTGCATATATGGTTTTGAACAGGAGATGCTTTAAGACCAAAATTTATCTCTTAAAGTGAGGTTTTGATAAGATAACTTTGGGTTGAGCAGGCAGTTCACAGAAGTCACTTTTCTTGCTTGTGCATGCCATAATTCTGAAACTTGTTTTCTGACTGGCAGGGTAGTTCTATAATCTTATCTGGTCCTTCAGGTCCACCAGTCACATCTCTTCCAAATCAGAATTCTGAACTGGTAACTTAGCTGaatttcttctttgtttcattttttctgaaaaataataattatctaCTATTGAGTTGTCTTTGTGTCTAAGGTAATTCTGATTCTTCTATTCTGGAGTTATTGTTGATTGTTTTTCTTGGATGCCAGGTTCTTACTCCAAATATTCCAGATATAATGGTCACTGCACCTGAGGATGGCCACCTCCACCATGTGATAGATACAATGGCTCTTTATGTCCTTGATGGAGGATGTGACTTTGAACAAGCTATTATGGAGAGGGGTCGTGGCAATCCTCTATTCAACTTTTTATTTGAGCTTGGCTCAAAGGAACACACTTACTACGTCTGGAGGCTATATTCTTTCGCTCAGGTCCATTGTGTGAATGCATCTTAATGTTGTCTCTGGTGTCATATTCATGATATGCCATGCtatgttttaaatgtgaatGAGGAATGTAGTTGAAGAATTTCAATGTTTGTGGAAATGCAGGGTGATACTCTTCAAAGGTGGCGGACAGAGCCTTTTATCATGATAACTGGGAGTGGAAGGTAATCATGTGCCAACAGTTTTACTGTTAATGAAATTCTTTTCAGGAGTGTTACGACCGTATTTATGATGCAtagctttaattttttctagATGGGTACCACCACCTTTGCCAGTGTCAAAAAGTCCAGAGCATGAAAAGGACTCTTCTGCCACATATGCCGCAGGAAGAAGCAGGGTATTCTAGAGATGAACATATTTTGTTCTAGATTATTCCTATTTTTTTGTGTGACTTGAGTGAGTTAACAATCCTTTGTTGTCTTAATTTTACAGCGGGTGGACCCAGAAAGACCACTTACTGATCCACAAAGGGACGAATTTGAGGACATGCTACGGGCATTGACATTGGAGAGGAGTCAAATAAAGGAAGCCATGGGCTTTGCTTTGGATAATGCTGATGCTGCTGGAGAGGTATTGCCTATCTGCAGCATACCTTATTGACTTTCGTCATCTTCTACTCTCATACTGTAATGGTTCCTTGCTGGATCCCATTGAGGATTAGCacttttttgatgtttttgttgtCTTGAAAGTTAAAGAGTCTGGAATTGtgaaacaaaatgatttttaatgggGCAGGTACAACATTCAAAGTCTAGTACTGGCATGTGACTGTTTGTGCAGTCCCTTTTATCCTTATGTGGTTTGAGCCTTAAACAATAGTATGAGAACATGAATCTGATGCATTTGTTTTCCCTTCCCTTATTGCCATGCAGGTAGTTGAAGTTTTGACAGAGTCTCTGACACTTAAAGAAACACCTATTCCAACTAAAGTAGCAAGGCTTATGCTCGTCTCTGACATTCTTCATAATAGCAGTGCTCCTGTTAAAAATGCATCTGCATACCGTACTAAATTTGAAGCAACATTACCTGATATAATGGAGAGCTTTAATGATCTGTACCGCAGTGTAACAGGAAGGATCACTGCTGAAGCCCTAAAGGTAGGtataattttaaccttttatccAGCTTTCAAGTTGCtttc
This genomic stretch from Gossypium raimondii isolate GPD5lz chromosome 6, ASM2569854v1, whole genome shotgun sequence harbors:
- the LOC105773204 gene encoding protein RRC1 isoform X1, giving the protein MSPFSITRKKTPFQKHREEEEAKKKRAEDETARLYEEFVASFQGDNNPGSKAFVRGGTINPNERLKSDSEGEKSKDGVSVPKKGSRYVPSFIPPPLAAKEKESEKKEEERMKEKEKVKSRNIDHFMEELKHEQEMRERRNLEREHWRDGRHSDSSAPSSRFDELPDDFDPSGKLPGSLDDADPQTTNLYVGNLSPKVDENFLLRTFGRFGPIASVKIMWPRTEEERRRQRNCGFVAFMNRADGQAAKDEMQGVIVYEYELKIGWGKSVALPSQALPAPPPGQMAIRSKEGSSIILSGPSGPPVTSLPNQNSELVLTPNIPDIMVTAPEDGHLHHVIDTMALYVLDGGCDFEQAIMERGRGNPLFNFLFELGSKEHTYYVWRLYSFAQGDTLQRWRTEPFIMITGSGRWVPPPLPVSKSPEHEKDSSATYAAGRSRRVDPERPLTDPQRDEFEDMLRALTLERSQIKEAMGFALDNADAAGEVVEVLTESLTLKETPIPTKVARLMLVSDILHNSSAPVKNASAYRTKFEATLPDIMESFNDLYRSVTGRITAEALKERVLKVLQVWSDWFLFSDAYVNGLRATFLRSGNSGVAPFHSICGDAPEIEKKTSSEDAVDGIKANQDTALAMGKSAAMKELMDLPLAELERRCRHNGLSLVGGREIMVARLLSLEDAEKQRGYELDDELKLRSSYSRYSSGQRGANVETEVAGLSGRTRYAEDEIPSQRKGSVPLAETLPIPQPELKAFTKKEKTDPVLPASKWAREDNDSDDEEKRSSKGLGLSYSSSGSENAGDGHGKADELEFGTEVNILVPSESAMNEEQRQKLRRLEVALIEYRESLEEQGIKNAEDIEKRVAVHRKRLESEYGLSDSGEGRKRTSRERRDRRDDVHDSSRKRLRSQSQSESPPRKQSNRGRDRENDSEKDRERHRERERYHDLQNERGRERERDRWEKSGSRERDDHDRDRGRDRDSRRRMK
- the LOC105773204 gene encoding protein RRC1 isoform X2 is translated as MKEKEKVKSRNIDHFMEELKHEQEMRERRNLEREHWRDGRHSDSSAPSSRFDELPDDFDPSGKLPGSLDDADPQTTNLYVGNLSPKVDENFLLRTFGRFGPIASVKIMWPRTEEERRRQRNCGFVAFMNRADGQAAKDEMQGVIVYEYELKIGWGKSVALPSQALPAPPPGQMAIRSKEGSSIILSGPSGPPVTSLPNQNSELVLTPNIPDIMVTAPEDGHLHHVIDTMALYVLDGGCDFEQAIMERGRGNPLFNFLFELGSKEHTYYVWRLYSFAQGDTLQRWRTEPFIMITGSGRWVPPPLPVSKSPEHEKDSSATYAAGRSRRVDPERPLTDPQRDEFEDMLRALTLERSQIKEAMGFALDNADAAGEVVEVLTESLTLKETPIPTKVARLMLVSDILHNSSAPVKNASAYRTKFEATLPDIMESFNDLYRSVTGRITAEALKERVLKVLQVWSDWFLFSDAYVNGLRATFLRSGNSGVAPFHSICGDAPEIEKKTSSEDAVDGIKANQDTALAMGKSAAMKELMDLPLAELERRCRHNGLSLVGGREIMVARLLSLEDAEKQRGYELDDELKLRSSYSRYSSGQRGANVETEVAGLSGRTRYAEDEIPSQRKGSVPLAETLPIPQPELKAFTKKEKTDPVLPASKWAREDNDSDDEEKRSSKGLGLSYSSSGSENAGDGHGKADELEFGTEVNILVPSESAMNEEQRQKLRRLEVALIEYRESLEEQGIKNAEDIEKRVAVHRKRLESEYGLSDSGEGRKRTSRERRDRRDDVHDSSRKRLRSQSQSESPPRKQSNRGRDRENDSEKDRERHRERERYHDLQNERGRERERDRWEKSGSRERDDHDRDRGRDRDSRRRMK